The following proteins are co-located in the Carassius gibelio isolate Cgi1373 ecotype wild population from Czech Republic chromosome A21, carGib1.2-hapl.c, whole genome shotgun sequence genome:
- the LOC127941915 gene encoding uncharacterized protein LOC127941915 isoform X1 — MPRPKKRATIAKRLYAQRCANTEVTLNPLKKNDALLSPKAGSIENPCKLASVNASVNLANLHLSPKQTLENPCKPLKTLENPCKPLKTLENPCKPLKTLENPCKPLKTLENPCKPLKTLENSEKKEKVLTNIHEISVNTLPAYCDFPQQSVQKGSLGQAVGSSFPRSSGKALYSEVVKRPSKVCESVKTEVRTCDFQVDSGKLGRPQMRYPMKSKSKPMQSEQNIPAICHESALGVCSDFPQKSMLRGSFDQADARFGDSRNRQCGAISLTAVLKSKLKNVLTWSTPDLDGVLVAGTRLYEYLRKRGNIKDREAKGRNYIAVHELPRRHVLGNTTFSIEYTPSLTGFVNVNEYHEYDQAISSVAMPLDVALQQTLLSADAFLLTICANTSAVIKQGSWYAVVDSHAIRTDTSCVVYHSTIESLYNYINDMAQLFGEPEPPFEITGVLVHADAEVSDPLQEAGSSSLPCSSGKALYSDVLKRTPKVRESVKTEPKTPDYPVPVDEAADVRNPNLPTQTASNVLPSKGKRLRKEKHIELSGKQGTKSHTETVVTDDLMITDVSVPDVFFSPLTYNDKQALCELIQMSNDNSDHNVINFGPISGPCQTKTIKPDGNCFFRSLAHVICGSEEKHLKVRRAVVKHLKMNTPLFERYVRSEYSSAEDYLTQSRMFYSGSWVTEIDIFVAADLFKTTIMTFNDGRWNAHKPTGEVSTQNAIYLKHCNRNHYEVVTCVKHRDRDAVCAGACGNVVSNEVSKPCLRKRKVSDAAECCPTKRHRERYRNVSEYRQKQLKYKKSKYGNDPEYRQNKIEHAKAKYCDDAIYRGKKIEYAKTKYSDSVYRGEKIEYAKTKYSDDTVYRGKKIEYDKTKYSTDRYYREKKKGILCDQYLKNVDVRKSKCERSKAKYLSNFQFQKRVCQYSRLKYKYNVSFQANVCEYSKKKYLQNLAFKARVCEYSKSRNIQYPAFKVKMAKYSKMKYHKDLTFRVSKIQKGCERYARKKEQQDIDVAIDHFRQDISSGPEFVCCVCHRLLFRKQVVECRRQCYEDKGVKVAALGRRCITTRYVHVCDQKCEGSSAHSSGCKLWICLTCHRKILCGQLPEESVANNMHLVDVPNQLKCLNSLEQHLIARNIPFMKLLCLPRGKQHGCHGPVVCVPVNVTGVSNILPRNECDDKMIRIKLKRKLTYKGHYEYKYVHTDRVRNALKYLIQFNKWFSDVEINQQWINSLNEPEENVVDEMEQQDIVEKIDENDLDEQQEEDLTYIKEQSGLLSDTSLQPVDIGSEVIDQHFQDVLNLAPAEGNSPVSLLSDRSNEAKCFPVLYPTGGPTFHDKRDVKITLSRYLNARILNADGRFARSTDFIFYAQYLSEIDQVVSNVSIALRKGSEKSLLTEVTSDVLTNPDSLSKILNFDEGYKFLRPIRGTPPYWQSTQKDLFALVRQLGIPTFFASFSSADLRWPEMISTIIKQEGKNVKADELDWSEKCGLIRRNPVTAARMFDHRWHCFLRDVIMSSAQPIGKIVDYFYRVEFQQRGSPHVHCLFWVENAPTLNEDNEENDGLVASFIDRYITCETPSEDETDLFEIVNGVQKHSVRHSKTCRKKKTVCRFNFPRPPSSRTFITRGGSRDDLKSGDGKDTARTVLEKVKKALTASDMDYDSTDAFFESIGINQALFEKVYAQCSKKKSVVLKRSPKDVWVNQYNKHLLRAWQGNMDIQYVTDAYSVVVYIISYITKAEQEMGLLLQRAQNEAMNGNLEARSSLKMLGSVYLHNREVSAQEAVYRLTGMHLKECSRKVQFIPIGLNPVKMSLPLRVIKNKVDQSGEEASFWMTSLVDRYKNRPNTEEFETQCLASFCSENRILSKSEVSSQKKSSEDKVIKLNNDCGYMMKRTRTDPAVVRYPRFSPKKDPEKYFHSLLQLFLPHYEDCQLKPESFSTYEEFYNSGAVKCGRNVTQVKCIVDANRALFEKESDKIDRAQQLLEQGVDLEDAWAALCPETEKEHHECLEIRKSNTIPDEDDSECSIPDLVANPRTPYSIETNQAGMSREEALCLLRSLNAQQSAIFYKVRKWCLEKLLGENPEPFHLFVTGGAGTGKSHLIKAIYYESSRLLSQLSENPDDRSVILTASTGVASFQIGASTIHNTFSIGANVKLPYQPLSDDKINSLRAKLGGLQILIIDEVSMVDHHLLSYVHGRLRQIKQTGDYSIFGRVSLVCVGDFYQLPPVKGIPLYVDPKGVNLWDTNFEIAELTQVVRQQDASFAEMLNRLRVHKKNETLSPNDINMLKQRETGEECDAIHIFPTNAQVDEYNIQKLNERCPEAITIHARDFARNPETGRIERKVGFHAKVFNSCLDKCVSLGVGARVMLRKNVDVSDGLVNGACGTVVHISRKQRRDDDDEDDDFPSAIHVEFDDPNVGKVQRSKLRQKYSPNSTVIEVEEDQVSNDGGLRRQFPLKLAWACTVHKVQGLTVDKAVVSLDKVFSPGQAYVALSRVRTLDGLIINNFKDSVIYCNEKIDSAMKNMPRLALENYSFVKTPGVFTIALHNVQSLRAHVQDLQVHRQIMNADCICLTETWLKVEDQVQIPGFVFKSNPRAKCYDNSIPLFTDLKQQRGGGVGLFCCESIHFNVRVPEPCNLECIYFAVPHLSLNAALLYRPNSYPLNLFQQNMLHVFDELEKQSGKKVIMGDFNEDILTSSTIGTLMELHGYSQHVQHPTTEKGTLIDHVYVKDAENFSVEIVQTYYSYHQAVLISLR; from the exons ATGCCGCGACCGAAGAAGAGGGCGACGATAGCCAAACGTCTTTATGCTCAGAGATGTGCAAATACAGAGGTTACGCTGAATCCtcttaaaaaaaatgatgcattgTTGTCACCAAAAGCTGGCAGCATTGAAAACCCTTGCAAACTCGCATCAGTAAATGCATCAGTAAACCTTGCAAACTTGCATCTGTCACCTAagcaaacccttgaaaacccttgcaaacccttgaaaacccttgaaaacccttgcaaacccttgaaaacccttgaaaacccttgcaaacccttgaaaacccttgaaaacccttgcaaac ccttgaaaacccttgaaaacccttgcaaacccttgaaaacccttgaaaactcagaaaaaaaagaaaaagtgcttaCAAATATACATGAAATTTCTGTGAATACTTTACCTGCATATTGTGATTTTCCACAGCAATCAGTGCAGAAAGGTTCTCTTGGTCAAGCAGTTGGCAGCAGTTTTCCACGGTCTTCCGGTAAAGCCCTTTACAGTGAAGTTGTAAAACGCCCTTCCAAGGTATGTGAATCAGTCAAGACTGAGGTAAGGACATGTGATTTTCAAGTAGACTCAGGCAAGCTCGGTCGACCCCAGATGAGGTACCCAATGAAAAGCAAATCAAAACCCATGCAATCTGAACAAAACATTCCTGCAATTTGCCATGAAAGTGCTTTGGGTGTTTGTTCTGATTTTCCCCAGAAATCCATGCTAAGAGGATCTTTTGATCAAGCTGATGCCCGCTTTGGAGATTCACGCAACAGGCAGTGTGGAGCAATCAGTCTGACGGCGGTGTTGAAAAGCAAGCTGAAGAATGTGCTGACGTGGTCAACACCAGATCTGGACGGTGTCTTGGTTGCAGGAACACGCCTCTATGAGTATCTGAGAAAACGGGGTAACATAAAAGACCGGGAAGCGAAGGGTAGGAATTATATTGCAGTCCATGAATTACCAAGGCGACATGTGTTGGGTAATACTACATTTTCCATCGAGTACACTCCATCTCTGACTGGTTTTGTTAATGTCAATGAGTACCACGAGTATGACCAAGCCATAAGCAGTGTAGCCATGCCACTTGATGTAGCCCTTCAGCAAACTCTACTTAGTGCTGATGCTTTCTTGTTAACCATTTGTGCCAACACATCTGCAGTTATTAAGCAGGGGTCATGGTATGCAGTCGTTGACTCTCATGCCATCAGGACAGACACAAGTTGTGTAGTTTATCACAGTACCATAGAGTCTCTGTACAACTATATCAATGACATGGCACAGTTGTTTGGGGAACCTGAGCCACCATTTGAGATAACTGGAGTTTTGGTTCATGCAGATGCAGAAGTGTCTGATCCGCTGCAAGAAGCAGGCAGCAGCAGTTTACCATGCTCTTCCGGTAAAGCCCTCTACAGTGACGTCTTAAAACGCACACCAAAGGTACGTGAATCTGTGAAGACTGAGCCAAAGACCCCTGATTATCCGGTACCTGTGGATGAAGCTGCAGATGTGAGAAACCCTAACCTTCCAACACAGACAGCCTCTAATGTGTTGCCAAGTAAAGGTAAAAGATTGAGGAAAGAAAAGCACATTGAGCTGTCAGGTAAACAAGGTACAAAATCACACACTGAAACCGTTGTAACCGATGACCTGATGATCACTGATGTTTCTGTTCCAGatgtctttttttctcctttaacATATAATGACAAGCAAGCTTTATGTGAGCTCATACAAATGTCCAATGATAACAGTGATCATAATGTCATAAACTTTGGTCCCATTTCAGGTCCGTGTCAGACAAAGACCATTAAACCAGATGGTAACTGCTTTTTCAGATCGTTGGCACATGTGATATGTGGAAGTGAGGAGAAACACTTGAAGGTTCGCCGTGCAGTTGTGAAACATCTGAAGATGAATACTCCGCTGTTTGAGAGGTACGTGAGAAGTGAGTATTCTTCAGCAGAGGATTATCTGACACAATCTAGAATGTTTTATTCTGGCTCATGGGTAACCGAAATTGACATATTTGTTGCGGCCGATCTTTTCAAAACCACCATAATGACTTTTAATGACGGCCGATGGAATGCGCACAAACCTACAGGAGAGGTATCCACTCAGAATGCAATCTATCTGAAACACTGTAACCGTAATCATTATGAAGTCGTGACATGTGTTAAGCACAGGGATCGAGATGCTGTTTGTGCAGGAGCATGTGGAAATGTGGTGTCAAATGAGGTCAGCAAACCATGTCTGCGTAAGAGAAAGGTAAGCGACGCTGCAGAATGTTGTCCCACCAAAAGGCATCGGGAGAGATATCGCAATGTCAGTGAGTACAGACAAAAACAATTGAAGTACAAGAAGTCAAAGTATGGTAACGACCCAGAATACAGACAGAACAAAATTGAGCATGCCAAAGCTAAATATTGTGATGATGCCatttacagggggaaaaaaattgaatatgccaaaacaaaatattctgaCTCAGTTTACAGGGGGGAAAAAATTGAATAtgccaaaacaaaatattctgatGACACAGTTTACAggggaaaaaaaattgaatatgacAAAACTAAATATAGTACAGATAGATattacagagagaaaaaaaagggaatTCTTTGTGACCAATAtctaaaaaatgttgatgttcgTAAATCAAAGTGTGAGCGTTCTAAGGCCAAGTACTTGAGCAATTTTCAGTTCCAAAAACGTGTTTGCCAGTATTCtcgattgaaatataaatataatgtctcTTTTCAGGCAAATGTAtgtgagtattcaaagaaaaaatatctgcaaaacctggCCTTCAAAGCAAGAGTGTGTGAGTATTCAAAGAGTAGAAACATTCAGTATCCAGCCTTCAAAGTTAAAATGGCTAAGTATTCCAAAATGAAATACCATAAAGATCTGACCTTTCGTGTGAGTAAAATACAAAAAGGTTGTGAAAGGTATGCAAGAAAGAAGGAACAACAAGACATTGATGTTGCTATTGATCATTTTAGACAAGACATTAGTAGTGGTCCAGAGTTTGTGTGCTGTGTCTGTCACCGTTTACTTTTCAGAAAGCAGGTTGTTGAATGTAGAAGACAATGCTATGAAGACAAAGGTGTTAAAGTTGCTGCTTTGGGGAGAAGATGCATCACAACCAGGTATGTTCATGTCTGTGATCAAAAGTGTGAAGGATCTTCTGCTCATTCCTCAGGGTGCAAATTATGGATTTGCCTAACGTGTCATCGAAAAATCCTTTGTGGACAACTGCCCGAAGAGAGCGTTGCTAACAACATGCATTTGGTGGACGTTCCAAATCAACTGAAATGTCTCAACTCCTTGGAACAACATCTCATTGCACGTAACATTCCTTTTATGAAATTACTGTGCCTTCCTCGTGGTAAACAACATGGATGCCATGGCCCTGTAGTTTGTGTCCCAGTTAATGTCACAGGTGTGTCCAATATCCTTCCACGAAATGAATGTGACGACAAGATGATAAGGATAAAACTGAAACGCAAGTTAACCTACAAAGGGCATTATGAGTATAAGTATGTACACACTGATCGTGTTCGAAATGCTCTGAAATATTTAATCCAGTTCAATAAGTGGTTCAGTGATGTGGAGATTAATCAGCAGTGGATCAACTCTTTGAACGAACCAGAAGAAAATGTAGTAGATGAAATGGAGCAACAAGACATAGTTGAAAAGATTGACGAAAATGACCTTGATGAACAGCAAGAGGAAGACCTTACCTACATCAAAGAGCAAAGTGGTCTTTTGTCAGATACGTCATTGCAACCTGTGGACATCGGTTCAGAAGTAATTGATCAGCATTTCCAGGATGTATTAAATCTGGCACCTGCTGAAGGTAACAGTCCTGTTAGTTTGTTATCCGATAGGTCTAACGAAGCAAAATGTTTCCCTGTTCTGTATCCAACTGGTGGTCCGACATTTCATGATAAGAGGGATGTAAAAATAACACTGTCGAGATACTTGAATGCAAGAATCCTCAATGCGGATGGACGTTTTGCACGAAGCACAGACTTCATTTTCTATGCACAGTATCTGTCGGAGATTGATCAAGTTGTATCCAATGTTTCAATTGCTTTGCGCAAAGGATCTGAGAAGAGTTTGTTGACtgaagtgacatcagatgtactaACAAACCCGGACTCGTTATCTAAAATCTTGAATTTTGATGAAGGATACAAGTTTTTGAGACCAATCCGTGGAACACCTCCATATTGGCAGTCTACTCAAAAGGACCTTTTTGCACTTGTAAGACAGCTAGGTATTCCAACTTTCTTTGCATCCTTTAGTTCTGCGGATCTCAGATGGCCAGAAATGATTAGTACCATAATCAAACAAGAAGGGAAAAATGTGAAAGCAGATGAACTTGACTGGTCTGAAAAATGTGGATTGATCAGACGAAACCCAGTGACTGCTGCAAGAATGTTTGATCATAGGTGGCATTGTTTTCTGAGAGATGTAATCATGTCTTCAGCTCAACCGATCGGCAAGATAGTAGATTACTTTTATCGTGTAGAGTTTCAACAGCGTGGATCTCCTCATGTTCACTGTCTGTTTTGGGTTGAAAATGCCCCAACGTTAAATGAAGACAATGAAGAAAACGATGGTTTGGTTGCTAGTTTCATTGATCGGTACATCACCTGTGAGACCCCAAGCGAGGATGAAACTGATCTGTTTGAGATTGTCAACGGTGTTCAGAAGCACAGTGTCAGACATTCAAAGACATGTCGTAAGAAAAAGACAgtttgcagatttaattttccacgaCCCCCATCAAGTCGTACCTTTATTACAAGAGGTGGTAGTCGAGACGATTTGAAAAGCGGTGATGGAAAAGATACTGCACGTACAGTtttagaaaaagtgaaaaaggctTTAACAGCTTCTGATATGGATTATGACTCTACTGATGCATTTTTTGAATCCATTGGTATTAACCaagctctctttgagaaagtgtATGCACAGTGTTCCAAAAAGAAATCCGTTGTCCTTAAAAGAAGTCCAAAAGACGTCTGGGTGAACCAgtataataaacatttactgcGTGCCTGGCAAGGCAACATGGATATCCAGTACGTCACTGATGCTTACTCCGTAGTGGTTTACATTATCAGTTACATCACAAAAGCAGAACAAGAAATGGGATTGTTGCTGCAACGTGCGCAAAACGAAGCCATGAATGGAAACCTTGAAGCGAGATCATCACTGAAGATGCTTGGTAGTGTATATCTTCACAACAGAGAAGTTTCTGCTCAAGAGGCTGTGTATCGTCTGACTGGTATGCACTTGAAGGAATGTTCTCGTAAAGTCCAGTTTATTCCAATTGGATTGAATCCTGTAAAGATGAGTTTGCCTCTTCGTGTCATCAAAAACAAAGTTGATCAGTCTGGTGAAGAAGCTAGCTTTTGGATGACTAGTCTGGTTGACCGATACAAGAATAGGCCAAACACGGAAGAGTTTGAGACCCAATGTCTTGCAAGTTTTTGCTCTGAAAACAGGATCTTGTCAAAATCGGAGGTTTCTTCACAAAAAAAGTCTTCTGAAGACAAGGTGATCAAGCTTAACAACGACTGTGGTTATATGATGAAGAGAACTCGAACTGACCCTGCTGTTGTTCGATATCCGAGATTTTCTCCCAAAAAAGATCCAGAAAAGTACTTTCATTCATTGTTGCAACTTTTCTTGCCACATTATGAAGATTGTCAGCTGAAGCCTGAGAGTTTTAGCACTTATGAGGAATTCTACAACAGTGGTGCTGTGAAATGTGGGAGAAATGTGACTCAAGTCAAATGTATTGTTGATGCTAATCGAGCACTCTTTGAAAAGGAAAGTGACAAAATTGATCGAGCTCAACAGCTTTTGGAGCAAGGTGTTGATTTGGAAGATGCTTGGGCTGCGTTATGTCCTGAAACTGAAAAGGAACATCACGAGTGCTTAGAAATAAGGAAGAGTAATACAATTCCTGATGAAGATGATTCTGAGTGTTCTATTCCAGATCTTGTAGCGAACCCTCGAACTCCATACAGTATTGAAACCAATCAGGCTGGAATGTCTAGAGAAGAGGCATTATGTTTACTGCGATCATTAAATGCACAACAATCTGCAATCTTTTACAAAGTGCGGAAATGGTGTTTAGAGAAACTTCTTGGTGAAAACCCTGAACCATTTCACTTGTTTGTCACTGGTGGAGCAGGCACAGGCAAGAGTCATTTAATCAAAGCAATCTACTATGAATCTTCCAGACTTTTATCTCAGCTGTCCGAAAACCCTGATGATAGAAGTGTGATTTTAACTGCGTCAACCGGAGTGGCCAGTTTTCAAATTGGTGCTTCAACAATCCATAATACCTTTTCCATAGGTGCCAATGTCAAACTGCCATATCAGCCCCTAAGTGATGACAAAATCAATTCACTGCGTGCAAAACTGGGAGGTTTGCAGATTCTGATCATTGATGAGGTGTCTATGGTTGACCATCACCTTTTGTCTTATGTTCATGGTAGATTGAGACAAATTAAGCAAACTGGTGACTACTCAATTTTTGGAAGAGTCAGTTTGGTCTGTGTTGGTGATTTTTATCAGCTACCGCCAGTCAAGGGAATTCCCCTGTACGTTGATCCAAAAGGAGTGAATCTTTGGGATACCAACTTTGAAATTGCTGAACTAACACAAGTTGTCAGGCAACAAGATGCATCTTTTGCTGAAATGTTAAATCGTCTGAGAGTTCATAAAAAGAACGAAACTCTAAGCCCAAATGACATCAACATGTTGAAGCAACGTGAAACTGGTGAAGAATGCGATGCTATTCATATATTCCCTACAAATGCTCAGGTTGATGAGTACAATATACAGAAACTTAATGAGCGTTGTCCTGAGGCAATCACTATTCACGCTAGAGACTTTGCCAGAAATCCAGAAACTGGAAGAATAGAAAGGAAGGTTGGATTTCATGCAAAAGTTTTCAACTCTTGTTTGGACAAATGTGTTTCCTTGGGTGTTGGTGCCAGAGTAATGCTTAGGAAAAATGTTGATGTTTCTGATGGACTTGTCAATGGAGCCTGTGGCACAGTTGTCCACATAAGCAGAAAACAAAgacgtgatgatgatgatgaagatgatgacttTCCATCAGCTATCCATGTTGAATTTGATGATCCAAATGTTGGTAAAGTTCAGAGATCGAAGCTGCGACAGAAATATTCTCCAAATTCAACTGTTATTGAAGTGGAAGAAGATCAAGTCTCAAACGATGGTGGTTTAAGACGTCAGTTTCCACTTAAATTGGCATGGGCATGCACAGTTCATAAAGTGCAAGGACTCACAGTAGATAAAGCGGTCGTCTCACTTGACAAGGTATTTTCTCCGGGACAAGCATACGTTGCACTGAGTCGTGTGAGAACCCTCGACGgactaataattaataacttcAAAGACTCGGTCATATATTGTAATGAGAAAATTGACTCAGCTATGAAAAACATGCCCCGACTTGCTTTAGAAAATTACAGTTTTGTAAAGACACCTGGCGTGTTTACAATTGCTCTTCATAATGTACAAAGTCTTCGAGCTCATGTTCAGGATCTTCAAGTTCACAGACAGATAATGAATGCAGATTGCATCTGTTTAACGGAAACGTGGCTAAAAGTTGAAGACCAAGTACAGATTCCAGGATTTGTTTTTAAGAGCAATCCAAGAGCTAAATGTTATGACAACAGTATTCCACTTTTcactgatttaaaacaacaaagagGAGGTGGAGTTGGACTATTCTGTTGTGAAAGCATTCATTTTAATGTCAGGGTTCCAGAACCTTGTAACTTGGAATGTATATACTTTGCAGTTCCACATCTAAGTTTGAATGCTGCTTTGCTGTACAGACCTAATTCATATCCCCTTAATCTgtttcaacaaaatatgttgcatGTTTTTGATGAGCTGGAGAAACAGTCAGGAAAGAAAGTGATTATGGGAGACTTCAATGAAGACATCTTGACATCATCTACAATTGGTACACTAATGGAACTACATGGATACAGTCAACATGTGCAACACCCTACCACTGAAAAAGGTACACTGATAGACCATGTCTATGTTAAAGATGCAGAAAATTTCTCTGTTGAAATTGTGCAAACTTATTACAGTTACCACCAAGCAGTCCTTATTTCACTGAGGTAA